A genome region from Scomber japonicus isolate fScoJap1 chromosome 15, fScoJap1.pri, whole genome shotgun sequence includes the following:
- the gmpr gene encoding GMP reductase 1 — MPRVDADLKLDFKDVLFRPKRSSLKSRSEVDLQRTFTFRNSKQTYSGIPIIAANMDTTGTFEMAQVLSKHTLFTAIHKHYSVEDWKNFAANHPDCLEHVAASSGSGKADLEKLCAILEAVPALKYICLDVANGYSEYFVEFVKTVREKFPKHTIMAGNVVTGEMVEELILSGADIIKVGIGPGSVCTTRIKTGVGYPQLSAVIECADSAHGLKGHIISDGGCSCPGDVAKAFGAGADFVMMGGMLAGHDQCTGEVIEKNGKKVKLFYGMSSDTAMKKYVGGVAEYRASEGRTVEVPYRGDVEATILDVLGGLRSTCTYVGAAKLKELSRRTTFIRVTQQSSHMFA; from the exons ATGCCTCGAGTAGATGCAGACCTTAAGCtggactttaaagatgtcctctTTAGACCCAAGAGGAGCAGCCTGAAGAGCCGCTCAGAG GTGGACCTTCAGAGGACCTTCACATTCCGCAACTCCAAACAGACCTACTCTGGCATCCCCATCATCGCTGCCAACATGGACACCACAGGAACATTTGAGATGGCACAAGTCCTCAGCAAA CACACCCTCTTCACAGCCATTCATAAACACTACTCTGTAGAAGACTGGAAAAACTTTGCTGCTAACCATCCAGATTGCTTAGAG CATGTAGCGGCCAGCTCAGGCAGTGGCAAAGCAGATCTGGAGAAGCTGTGTGCCATCTTGGAAGCCGTCCCTGCCCTCAAGTACATCTGTCTGGATGTGGCCAACGGCTACTCTGAGTACTTTGTCGAGTTTGTCAAGACAGTCAGAGAAAAGTTCCCCAAACACACCATCATG GCCGGTAACGTGGTAACAGGAGAGATGGTGGAGGAGCTCATCCTCTCCGGAGCTGACATCATCAAAGTGGGCATCGGGCCAG GATCCGTGTGCACGACGAGGATCAAGACAGGGGTAGGCTACCCACAACTCAGTGCTGTTATAGAATGTGCAGATTCAGCCCATGGACTCAAAGGACACATTATCTCT GATGGTGGCTGCAGTTGTCCAGGAGATGTAGCTAAGGCCTTTG GTGCTGGGGCCGACTTTGTGATGATGGGAGGAATGCTTGCAGGCCACGACCAGTGCACTGGGGAGGTCATAGAGAAGAATGGCAAGAAGGTCAAACTCTTTTATGGcatgagctctgacacagccaTGAAGAAATATGTCGGTGGAGTTGCTGAGTATAG GGCATCTGAGGGCAGGACAGTGGAGGTTCCCTACAGAGGAGATGTGGAGGCCACCATTCTGGACGTGTTGGGGGGCCTCCGCTCCACCTGCACCTATGTGGGTGCTGCCAAGCTCAAAGAGTTGAGCAGGAGAACCACCTTCATCCGTGTCACGCAGCAGTCCAGTCATATGTTTGCTTAG
- the atxn1a gene encoding ataxin-1a, whose translation MKSNQERSNECLPPKKREIPASTLPSENRSPVIPPASDSQRTENMAWLASVAGGNERSMSGHCSSSQSDGPQYKSLSSTSDSLSSSSSLRLVSSLPTVYTSPLSQSTVGGTVHYTQLPPNLQFIASPYTAPYTGYVSPHLLPPPPPPPPLSSSSSLATQRSSHIETASALTQTSKHDQQRASIGRTSMPPPSTDPAPHYVQMSTSPRTVPSLHHQGGAHLPPPSLHPHHTLGHGMSQVVVQYTDGHTRKEDGGSRPRELHNGGLERGRRYGASPESSLSKPGSKSRDATSSLSSSAYEARHLVLPSDYCTHDPSGLRTSVMLMPNSHRDHQLVPPRASPEKLTTSATAHLEKGGIILGKPVNRTPSSSNTTSSFTFPPPLSVDSLKAAVSSLSPQTVIQTTHNSTEPLSMGLPSTSIYPQPPIIGYIAGGSGSQHTPISYHTSLQQHLLIPGAQQVIIPVSGGGVTTLEPVTSHVTSSSQAAPFPTTLPHTYIAAPVPKGETLETPSGTYHQAASGAVVQAQLHLPIVPAPPGLVAPSVPPPPSSTVAPPALPPYFIKGSIIQLADGELKRVEDLKTEDFIQSAEISSELKIDSSTVERIEGSHTSPNFAVVQFSVGEHRAQVSVEVLVEYPFFVFGQGWSSCCPDRTTQLLELPCTKLSVGDVCISLTLKNLKNGSLKKTQPLELTNPASVPASSHGHLKPPRAVIDTPQSCSGGGSRHGERENGISQRGSGGSGNGSVRGANVENGDVMFGERGSVSKSQVATNAEAGSSKPSGGRKRRWSAPEGRKVEKSEEEPPLTLPKPSFIPHEVKVSIEGRSNIGK comes from the exons ATGAAGTCCAACCAGGAACGCAGTAATGAATGTCTGCCCCCAAAGAAGAGGGAGATCCCTGCAAGCACATTACCATCTGAAAATCGCTCACCTGTTATACCACCTGCCAGCGATAGCCAACGCACAGAGAACATGGCCTGGCTGGCTAGTGTGGCTGGTGGGAATGAGAGGAGCATGAGTGGGCACTGTAGCTCCAGTCAGTCTGATGGGCCCCAGTATAAATCCCTCTCCTCCACATCAGACTCcttatcctcctcttcctcactaaGGCTAGTCTCATCTCTCCCCACAGTGTATACATCCCCCCTGTCACAGTCCACAGTTGGAGGAACTGTCCATTACACCCAACTGCCTCCCAATCTGCAGTTTATAGCCTCACCCTACACTGCCCCATACACAGGCTATGTCTCTCCTCATCtgcttccacctcctcctccaccaccccccctctcctcctcctcatctctggCCACACAGAGATCCTCACACATAGAGACAGCCTCTGCTCTTACGCAGACCTCCAAACATGACCAGCAGCGAGCATCCATTGGGCGTACATCCATGCCACCGCCTTCTACAGACCCTGCCCCTCACTATGTTCAGATGTCAACCTCTCCACGGACTGTGCCGTCGCTTCATCACCAAGGAGGTGCTCACCTTCCACCCCCGTCACTGCACCCCCATCATACTTTAGGGCATGGTATGTCCCAAGTTGTGGTGCAATATACAGACGGACACACCAGAAAAGAGGACGGTGGCTCCAGACCCAGAGAGCTTCACAATGGAGGCCTGGAAAGGGGCCGGCGATATGGTGCATCCCCTGAGTCCAGCCTCTCTAAACCTGGGAGCAAATCACGGGATGCCACCTCTTCTTTGTCCTCATCAGCGTATGAGGCCCGCCATCTGGTTCTGCCATCCGACTACTGTACTCATGATCCCTCAGGGCTGAGAACCTCTGTCATGCTAATGCCTAACAGCCACAGGGACCACCAGCTGGTACCACCCAGAGCCAGCCCTGAGAAGTTGACAACCTCGGCCACCGCACACCTGGAGAAAGGTGGAATCATCTTGGGCAAGCCTGTCAATcgcaccccctcctcctccaacacCACCTCCTCTTTCACTTTTCCACCCCCATTAAGTGTTGACAGCCTGAAAGCTGCTGTTAGTTCACTGTCACCTCAGACCGTAATCCAGACCACCCACAACTCTACAGAGCCATTGTCAATGGGGCTGCCTTCCACCAGTATCTACCCCCAGCCACCTATCATTGGTTATATTGCAGGTGGCAGCGGGAGCCAGCATACGCCAATCAGCTACCACACCAGCCTACAACAACACTTACTCATTCCTGGCGCCCAACAGGTCATTATCCCTGTTAGCGGAGGTGGAGTCACCACATTGGAACCTGTAACCTCCCATGTGACATCATCCTCCCAAGCTGCACCATTTCCTaccacactcccacacacatacattgctGCCCCAGTCCCCAAAGGAGAAACTCTGGAAACTCCCAGCGGCACGTATCACCAGGCCGCTTCAGGTGCAGTGGTCCAAGCCCAGCTTCATCTCCCCATTGTTCCCGCTCCACCAGGGCTGGTCGCCCCTTCTGTGCCTCCTCCCCCGTCCAGTACGGTGGCTCCCCCAGCACTCCCCCCATATTTCATCAAGGGCTCCATCATCCAGCTGGCCGATGGGGAACTGAAACGTGTGGAGGACCTGAAGACTGAGGACTTCATCCAGAGTGCAGAGATCAGCAGTGAGCTGAAGATCGACTCATCCACAGTGGAGCGCATTGAAGGGAGCCACACCTCACCCAATTTTGCTGTGGTTCAATTCTCTGTTGGTGAGCACCGTGCACAG GTGAGTGTGGAGGTCTTGGTGGAGTACCCCTTCTTCGTCTTTGGCCAAGGCTGGTCTTCATGCTGTCCAGACCGGACCACCCAGCTCCTGGAGCTGCCTTGCACCAAGCTTTCTGTGGGCGATGTTTGTATTTCACTCACCCTCAAGAACCTGAAGAATGGATCTCTGAAGAAGACTCAGCCCCTGGAGCTGACCAACCCTGCCTCTGTCCCAGCCTCCAGCCACGGCCACCTCAAACCCCCCAGAGCTGTCATAGACACTCCTcagagctgcagtggaggaggCTCCAGGCATGGGGAGCGGGAGAATGGTATCAGCCAACGGGGGAGTGGCGGAAGTGGGAATGGGAGTGTACGGGGAGCTAATGTGGAAAATGGGGATGTCATGTTTGGGGAAAGAGGGTCAGTTTCTAAGAGTCAGGTTGCCACCAATGCAGAAGCTGGCTCCAGTAAGCCATCAGGAGGCAGAAAGAGGAGGTGGTCAGCCCCTGAAGGTCGAAAAGTAGAAAAATCAGAGGAGGAGCCACCTTTGACCCTGCCCAaaccttccttcatccctcacGAGGTGAAAGTCAGCATCGAGGGAAGGTCGAATATTGGCAAATGA